From Halotia branconii CENA392, the proteins below share one genomic window:
- the bioD gene encoding dethiobiotin synthase, with translation MLKSLLITGTDTEAGKTVLTTALAAYYQKYYPQRSWGIMKPIQSGIGDREWYQRLFSLNQSAEEITPLYFQAPLAPPVAAAKENRRVDLAVVWQALSELQKRRDFVLIEALGGLGSPVTEELTVADLAAEWRLPTVLVVPVKLGAIAQAVANVALARQKKINLKGIVLNCIQPRSDDEIANWTPADLIQSLTNTPVLGCLPYLDNLDDLDKLAQVASNLDLETLTLLN, from the coding sequence TTGTTAAAATCACTACTAATTACTGGCACTGATACGGAAGCTGGCAAAACTGTTTTGACAACTGCATTGGCAGCCTATTATCAAAAATATTACCCGCAGCGTAGCTGGGGAATCATGAAACCAATTCAATCGGGAATTGGCGATCGCGAATGGTATCAAAGACTATTTTCTCTCAATCAATCGGCTGAAGAAATTACACCTTTGTACTTTCAAGCACCTCTAGCGCCTCCAGTTGCCGCAGCTAAGGAAAATCGCCGAGTCGATTTAGCTGTGGTTTGGCAAGCTTTATCAGAACTGCAAAAGCGTCGTGATTTTGTTCTTATAGAAGCTTTGGGGGGTTTAGGTTCACCAGTAACTGAGGAATTAACGGTAGCCGATTTAGCCGCAGAATGGCGTTTACCGACAGTATTAGTAGTACCAGTCAAATTGGGAGCGATCGCTCAAGCAGTAGCAAATGTAGCATTAGCGAGACAAAAAAAGATAAATCTCAAAGGCATTGTACTAAACTGCATACAACCCCGTTCCGATGACGAAATAGCCAACTGGACACCAGCAGATTTAATTCAATCGTTAACAAATACACCTGTTTTAGGCTGTTTACCTTATTTAGATAACCTAGATGATTTAGATAAACTCGCCCAAGTAGCATCAAATTTAGATTTAGAAACACTAACCTTGCTCAATTAA
- a CDS encoding DUF3067 family protein, protein MTGQELRQLLLDKWGYSYDVQFRRTQGKIFLQIMWKYLEQASFPLSEAEYQEHLDSIANYLHALGGTAQVQTFINQTRDRPRLGKAVSIPLDLGERSSEWII, encoded by the coding sequence ATGACAGGACAGGAATTACGCCAACTGTTACTTGATAAGTGGGGATATTCTTATGATGTCCAGTTTCGGCGGACACAGGGGAAAATTTTTCTCCAAATAATGTGGAAGTACTTAGAACAAGCTTCTTTTCCTTTGAGTGAGGCAGAATACCAAGAGCATCTAGATAGTATTGCTAATTATCTCCATGCCCTTGGTGGGACAGCACAAGTACAAACATTTATTAATCAAACACGCGATCGCCCCCGACTCGGCAAAGCTGTCAGCATACCTCTAGATTTGGGCGAACGTTCTTCAGAATGGATTATTTAA
- the petC gene encoding cytochrome b6-f complex iron-sulfur subunit, whose product MAQFSESMDVPDMGRRQFMNLLTFGTVTGVALGALYPVVNYFIPPASGGAGGGTTAKDELGNDVNVSNFLEGHNVGDRTLVQGLKGDPTYIVVESKEAIADYGINAICTHLGCVVPWNVAENKFKCPCHGSQYDATGKVVRGPAPLSLALAHAQVNDDKIVLTPWTETDFRTGEDPWWA is encoded by the coding sequence ATGGCTCAATTTTCTGAATCAATGGACGTGCCCGATATGGGTCGTCGTCAGTTCATGAATCTGCTCACTTTTGGCACTGTTACGGGAGTGGCTCTGGGTGCATTGTATCCCGTTGTTAACTACTTTATTCCACCTGCTAGCGGTGGCGCTGGAGGCGGGACAACGGCAAAGGACGAACTGGGCAACGATGTTAATGTCAGTAACTTTCTAGAAGGCCATAATGTAGGCGATCGCACCCTAGTTCAAGGACTAAAAGGCGACCCCACCTATATTGTGGTGGAAAGCAAAGAAGCCATTGCTGATTATGGTATTAATGCTATCTGCACTCATTTAGGTTGTGTAGTTCCCTGGAACGTAGCTGAGAACAAGTTTAAATGCCCTTGTCACGGTTCCCAATACGATGCAACTGGTAAGGTTGTTCGAGGTCCTGCGCCACTGTCTTTAGCTTTAGCCCATGCCCAAGTAAACGACGACAAAATCGTCTTAACTCCTTGGACAGAAACCGACTTCCGCACAGGTGAAGACCCTTGGTGGGCTTAA
- the petA gene encoding cytochrome f — MRNACSIASLTRSAKAIVKTLLIAIATVTFFFTSDLILPQSAAAYPFWAQQTYPETPREPTGRIVCANCHLAAKPAEVEVPQAVLPDTVFKAVVKIPYDTNVQQVGADGSLVGLNVGAVLMLPDGFKIAPEDRISEELKEEVGDTYFQNYSEDKENVVIVGPLPGEQYQEIVFPVLSPNPATDKNIHFGKYAVHLGANRGRGQVYPTGEKSNNSVYSASAAGTISKIAKDEDADGNVKYTVNIKTESGEVVADTIPLGPELIVSEGQAVNAGDALTNNPNVGGFGQQDAEIVLQDASRVGWMVAFVALVMLAQVMLVLKKKQVEKVQAAEMNF; from the coding sequence ATGAGAAATGCTTGTTCAATAGCGAGTTTAACTCGCAGTGCTAAAGCAATAGTCAAAACATTGCTAATAGCGATCGCTACTGTGACTTTTTTCTTCACCAGCGATCTAATTCTTCCTCAATCTGCTGCTGCTTATCCTTTTTGGGCACAGCAAACCTATCCCGAAACTCCTCGTGAACCGACCGGACGAATTGTTTGCGCCAACTGTCACCTAGCAGCCAAACCAGCAGAAGTGGAAGTTCCTCAAGCGGTACTACCTGACACTGTGTTTAAAGCTGTAGTAAAAATCCCCTACGACACCAACGTCCAACAGGTGGGTGCTGATGGTTCTTTAGTTGGTTTGAATGTTGGTGCTGTATTAATGTTACCTGACGGCTTCAAGATTGCTCCTGAAGACCGCATTTCTGAAGAACTGAAAGAAGAAGTCGGCGACACTTACTTCCAAAACTACAGCGAAGATAAAGAAAACGTCGTCATCGTCGGGCCTCTACCTGGTGAACAGTATCAAGAAATTGTCTTCCCTGTTCTTTCTCCTAACCCCGCAACCGACAAAAACATCCACTTTGGTAAATATGCGGTTCATTTGGGTGCTAATCGAGGACGCGGACAAGTTTATCCTACTGGTGAAAAGAGCAATAACTCAGTTTACAGCGCTTCCGCTGCTGGCACGATTAGCAAAATTGCCAAAGATGAAGACGCAGACGGTAACGTCAAATATACAGTGAACATCAAAACTGAGTCTGGTGAAGTTGTTGCTGATACTATTCCTTTAGGCCCAGAGTTGATTGTTTCTGAAGGGCAAGCAGTGAATGCTGGTGACGCTTTAACCAACAATCCCAACGTCGGCGGATTTGGTCAACAAGATGCAGAAATCGTGTTGCAAGATGCCAGTCGAGTGGGATGGATGGTCGCGTTCGTTGCTCTAGTAATGTTAGCTCAAGTGATGCTGGTACTGAAGAAGAAACAAGTTGAGAAAGTCCAAGCTGCCGAAATGAATTTCTAA
- a CDS encoding thymidylate synthase, with protein sequence MTATGKATQFEYKALHKPNQLIYGLGQTAVITGWTVKQAIAKHLQVEDYAVIGQLYSPTRGINLLVRNLLFNPHVHFLVVLNATKEDKNAGAGECLLDFFRHGVEEAVSDTGRKAWVIRSTIPGYIDIEIDINTLDKLRHSIECKEVKSIESAVSLIKSYTELQPLLPWGMPVEFPMSMVEPTVLPGSRYGHRIEGKTIAETWVKIIHRIKTTGTIRPTGYDGQWQELIDLMAIVTDEPADFYFPEPNYLPIDRPFLEEYVSQILDDASLREGLKYTYGQRLRSWFGRDQIDQVIHKLIGEIDAASAVMNLWDVKDHEKGGSPCLNHIWLRVVDRELSLTATLRSNDMFAAWPANAMGLRALQQHIRNEIYQRSEYDLKMGPLITISQSAHIYDDTWDNAERLITNQYAAIFNQRSYYDPSGNFLIDVDGKEIVVTHTTPGSGEVIKSYRGKNPLNLLREICATSPAIQPEHTGYLGIELQKASNCIKNNKSYIQDQ encoded by the coding sequence ATGACAGCAACGGGTAAGGCAACCCAATTCGAGTACAAAGCACTGCACAAGCCTAACCAGCTTATTTATGGGCTAGGTCAGACGGCAGTAATTACAGGATGGACAGTCAAGCAGGCGATCGCTAAACATCTGCAAGTCGAAGATTATGCTGTAATTGGGCAACTTTATTCGCCCACAAGGGGAATAAACTTACTAGTTCGCAATTTGCTGTTTAATCCGCACGTCCATTTTTTGGTTGTTCTCAACGCTACAAAAGAAGACAAGAACGCTGGTGCTGGAGAGTGCTTACTAGACTTTTTTCGTCATGGTGTTGAAGAAGCTGTTAGCGATACTGGGCGCAAAGCATGGGTAATTCGCTCTACTATTCCTGGTTATATTGATATTGAAATTGATATTAATACGCTAGACAAACTACGTCATTCTATAGAGTGTAAAGAAGTAAAATCAATAGAGTCGGCAGTTAGTTTAATTAAATCTTATACAGAATTACAGCCGCTTTTACCTTGGGGAATGCCTGTAGAATTTCCCATGTCTATGGTTGAACCAACTGTTTTACCAGGGTCACGCTATGGACATCGAATAGAAGGCAAAACCATAGCTGAAACTTGGGTAAAAATCATTCATCGAATTAAGACAACAGGAACAATTAGACCAACTGGTTATGATGGGCAATGGCAAGAATTAATTGATTTAATGGCAATTGTCACTGATGAACCTGCCGACTTTTATTTTCCTGAGCCAAATTATTTGCCAATTGACCGTCCTTTTCTGGAAGAATACGTTTCGCAAATTTTAGATGATGCGTCATTAAGAGAAGGGTTGAAATATACTTATGGTCAACGTTTACGTTCCTGGTTTGGACGCGATCAAATTGACCAAGTAATTCATAAATTAATTGGAGAAATTGATGCTGCTAGTGCAGTGATGAATTTATGGGATGTGAAAGATCACGAAAAAGGTGGTAGCCCTTGTCTTAATCATATTTGGTTGAGAGTGGTTGATCGTGAATTATCGCTAACTGCGACTCTTAGAAGTAATGATATGTTTGCCGCATGGCCTGCAAATGCAATGGGATTGAGGGCTTTACAACAACATATTAGAAATGAAATTTATCAGCGTTCTGAGTATGACTTGAAAATGGGGCCACTAATTACTATTAGCCAGTCTGCTCATATTTATGATGATACTTGGGATAATGCAGAAAGGTTAATTACAAATCAATACGCTGCTATTTTTAATCAACGAAGCTATTATGACCCTTCTGGTAATTTCTTAATTGATGTTGATGGTAAAGAGATAGTCGTTACCCATACAACCCCTGGTAGTGGTGAGGTAATTAAGTCTTACCGTGGGAAAAACCCCCTCAACTTACTCAGAGAGATTTGTGCTACCTCTCCAGCGATTCAACCAGAACATACTGGTTATTTAGGTATCGAACTGCAAAAGGCAAGTAATTGTATTAAAAATAATAAGTCTTACATTCAAGATCAATAA
- a CDS encoding deoxycytidylate deaminase, whose product MQDTSLANESHQRPTWDEYFLMLAKLAATRSTCLAFPVGAVIVKNKQVVATGYNGSPSGSAHCTAQGYCYPGLNSCDASKTLPSRAVHAEANAIAQAAKHGTSTDGASIYVTLEPCLSCLKLIISAGIKEVFYETSFNSGEKVLVRDSFVNEGLVALKQIHLSQVTAQQAAQFLLNPTSVARTARCVHEL is encoded by the coding sequence ATGCAAGATACTTCCTTAGCCAATGAAAGCCATCAAAGGCCAACATGGGATGAATACTTTTTAATGTTGGCTAAACTTGCAGCAACTCGGTCAACGTGTTTAGCCTTTCCTGTGGGTGCTGTGATTGTAAAAAACAAGCAGGTGGTAGCAACAGGTTATAATGGCTCACCATCGGGTTCGGCTCACTGTACGGCTCAGGGATACTGTTATCCAGGGTTAAATAGCTGTGATGCTAGTAAGACTTTACCATCAAGGGCTGTACACGCAGAAGCAAATGCGATCGCCCAAGCTGCAAAGCATGGAACTTCTACAGATGGTGCAAGTATTTACGTTACCCTAGAACCTTGTTTGTCTTGTTTAAAATTAATTATCTCCGCAGGGATTAAGGAAGTGTTTTATGAAACTTCTTTCAATAGCGGTGAGAAAGTCTTAGTGAGAGATTCCTTTGTCAATGAAGGTTTAGTCGCCCTCAAACAGATTCATTTATCTCAAGTAACCGCACAACAAGCTGCTCAATTTCTCCTCAATCCGACATCTGTTGCTAGAACAGCAAGGTGTGTTCATGAACTCTAA